From the genome of Streptomyces sp. NBC_01260, one region includes:
- a CDS encoding Mov34/MPN/PAD-1 family protein, which translates to MLTITQALYDQIVAHSRADHPDEACGVVAGPAGTGRAERFIPMLNAARSPTFYEFDSADLLKLYRDMDDRDEEPVIVYHSHTATEAYPSRTDVTYANEPGAHYVLVSTADADGAGPFQFRSYRIVDGEITEEEIEVVDACSAV; encoded by the coding sequence ATGCTGACCATCACCCAGGCGCTGTACGACCAGATCGTCGCGCACTCCCGCGCCGACCACCCCGACGAGGCGTGCGGCGTGGTCGCCGGGCCGGCCGGAACCGGCCGCGCCGAACGCTTCATCCCCATGCTCAACGCGGCCCGCTCTCCCACGTTCTACGAATTCGACTCGGCCGACCTCCTCAAGCTCTACCGCGACATGGACGACCGCGACGAGGAACCGGTGATCGTCTACCACTCGCACACGGCGACCGAGGCCTATCCCTCCCGCACCGACGTCACGTACGCCAACGAACCCGGCGCCCACTACGTCCTCGTATCGACCGCCGACGCCGACGGCGCTGGACCCTTCCAGTTCCGCTCGTACCGCATCGTGGACGGCGAGATCACCGAGGAGGAGATCGAGGTCGTCGACGCCTGCAGCGCCGTCTGA
- a CDS encoding putative leader peptide — MVLHDVSDKTPGMLLVARLHVDLCRLSSAICTNHRTAGREA, encoded by the coding sequence ATGGTTCTCCATGACGTGAGCGACAAGACGCCGGGCATGCTGCTCGTGGCGCGCCTGCACGTCGATCTGTGCCGGCTCTCCAGCGCGATCTGTACGAACCACCGGACCGCCGGCCGCGAAGCCTGA
- a CDS encoding MoaD family protein yields MAIEVRIPTILRTYTDGAKAVEAEGETLADLFEDLETRHTGIRERIVDGTELRRFVNVYLNDEDVRFLDGISTKLSDGDSITILPAVAGGMN; encoded by the coding sequence ATGGCCATCGAGGTCCGCATCCCGACCATCCTCCGCACCTACACCGACGGCGCCAAGGCTGTCGAGGCCGAAGGAGAGACCCTCGCCGACCTCTTCGAGGACCTGGAGACCCGCCACACCGGCATCCGTGAGCGCATCGTCGACGGCACCGAGCTCCGCCGCTTCGTGAACGTGTACCTCAACGACGAGGACGTCCGCTTCCTCGACGGCATCTCCACCAAGCTCAGCGACGGCGACAGCATCACCATCCTCCCGGCCGTCGCCGGCGGCATGAACTGA
- a CDS encoding PLP-dependent cysteine synthase family protein — MRYDSPLAAVGNTPLVRLPRLSPSNDVRIWAKLEDRNPTGSIKDRPALHMVEQAEKDGRLTPGCTILEPTSGNTGISLAMAATLKGYRIVCVMPENTSQERRDLLTMWGAEIISSPAAGGSNTAVRVAKELSAQHPDWVMLYQYGNPDNAGAHYATTGPEILADLPSITHFVAGLGTTGTLMGVGRYLREHVEGIKIVAAEPRYDDLVYGLRNLDEGFVPELYDASVLTTRFSVGSADAVTRTRELLQQEGIFAGVSTGAALHAAIGVGNKAVKAGEPADIVFVVADGGWKYLSTGVYTAPTTEAAIETLQGQLWA; from the coding sequence ATGCGCTACGACAGCCCGCTCGCCGCAGTGGGCAACACCCCGCTCGTCCGCCTGCCGCGGCTGTCACCGTCGAACGACGTCCGCATCTGGGCCAAGCTGGAGGACCGCAACCCCACCGGCTCGATCAAGGACCGCCCCGCGCTCCACATGGTCGAGCAGGCGGAGAAGGACGGCAGGCTCACCCCCGGCTGCACCATCCTCGAACCCACCAGCGGCAACACCGGCATCTCGCTCGCCATGGCGGCCACGCTCAAGGGCTACCGCATCGTCTGCGTCATGCCCGAGAACACCTCGCAGGAGCGGCGCGACCTGCTCACCATGTGGGGCGCCGAGATCATCTCCTCCCCGGCGGCCGGCGGCTCCAACACCGCCGTCCGCGTCGCCAAGGAGCTGTCGGCGCAGCATCCCGACTGGGTGATGCTCTACCAGTACGGCAACCCGGACAACGCGGGTGCCCACTACGCCACCACCGGCCCGGAGATCCTCGCCGACCTCCCCTCGATCACCCACTTCGTGGCGGGCCTCGGCACCACGGGCACGCTCATGGGTGTCGGCCGCTATCTGCGCGAGCACGTCGAGGGCATCAAGATCGTCGCCGCCGAGCCGCGCTACGACGACCTGGTCTACGGCCTGCGCAACCTCGACGAGGGCTTCGTCCCCGAGCTCTACGACGCCTCGGTCCTCACCACCCGCTTCTCCGTCGGCTCAGCCGACGCCGTCACCCGCACCCGCGAACTCCTCCAGCAGGAGGGCATCTTCGCGGGCGTCTCCACCGGCGCCGCGCTGCACGCCGCGATCGGCGTGGGCAACAAGGCGGTCAAGGCCGGCGAGCCGGCCGACATCGTCTTCGTCGTCGCCGACGGCGGCTGGAAGTACCTGTCGACGGGCGTCTACACAGCCCCCACGACAGAAGCGGCCATCGAAACGCTCCAGGGCCAGCTCTGGGCCTAG